Part of the Defluviitalea raffinosedens genome, AGTGGTCCATATGTGTCATAACCCTTACAACAGTAAGTGCCAAGAACATTACATTTTTTCAAAGAAAGAATGTTCTTTATGCTTTTTGCAAAATCCTGCCCTGGCTTTCCGCAGGTGTACATAAGAAATACATTTTTACCTTCTGTCATTTTCTCTTTGCTTACTTGTTCGATTTCTTTATAAAATTTGCTATAAGCAATACCAGACGCAATTCCAATAAGATCATATTCTTCCAGTTTAATATCATCTTCCTTTACATTAAGAAGTACGACATCATATTCTTTTTTAATCGCATCACAAAGTTTTTTTGTATTTCCGTGGTGCCAGGATTCATATAATATTGCTGTTTTCATTTTCATTCTCCTTCATTTTCATATTCTTTATCAAGCTCTATTTCGAAAGAATACAGAAAGTCTTTCATTTCATTGATGGCGTCTTCGCTCATATTATCAAGCAACTTTCTCCAGACTTTTCCTACCCGCTTATGATATTCCAAGTGTCCTCTAAAAGCAGTCTCTCCTTTTTTAGTTAGATATAAGGAAATCTCAGCGCCGGATGATAGTGATTCCTTTCGTTGGATATATCCTTTTTCAACCAACTTGCTGACCATTTGCGATGCAGCACCTTTAGTAACACCCTGCATTTCAGAGAGAGACTTAAGGTTAATTCCAGGATTTTCTCCTATATACTCAATTGTATGGATTTCTTTTCGTGTCAGAAGAGACTCTGTACCATA contains:
- a CDS encoding flavodoxin domain-containing protein yields the protein MKTAILYESWHHGNTKKLCDAIKKEYDVVLLNVKEDDIKLEEYDLIGIASGIAYSKFYKEIEQVSKEKMTEGKNVFLMYTCGKPGQDFAKSIKNILSLKKCNVLGTYCCKGYDTYGPLKLIGGINKENPTEDEIQGAVRFYSEIISKL
- a CDS encoding MarR family winged helix-turn-helix transcriptional regulator, with the translated sequence MSEYYIEIAQTMDRIIHKYIRNEDILRSYGTESLLTRKEIHTIEYIGENPGINLKSLSEMQGVTKGAASQMVSKLVEKGYIQRKESLSSGAEISLYLTKKGETAFRGHLEYHKRVGKVWRKLLDNMSEDAINEMKDFLYSFEIELDKEYENEGE